AAAATAATGAGGGGGGAATAGTAGCAGGAAAAAGTAGGCAAAATTCAGAGGTAACTAAGAAGAGAATTTAGTTGACTCTTCTGGAAACGACTACCTTCTTAGAGTCAGAAACATGTCTTAGAAATGAAGAGCATGGGAGTTTCCAGTCAGGGGTAACTTTCATGCCCAAAGATTAAATTTCCTTATAGCAAACCTCTTTACTCCAGCTCTCTCCCTTTTAGTGGGGTGAAGGGGAGAATGTAGAAGATCAGGAGACAACATACGCTCATCTCTTCTGAACTCTCCAGTACTTCTCCAGCATCTACCTCTTTATCTCCATGATCTTCTCATGAATCAATCACTTTACTACCATCCCACACTTGGTATCTACAGTTCCTGCATTGAACTTGGAGgttctataataatataatatgacaaTCTGATATTCAAATCTAGTCTAGTCCCTTCAGTTGACAGAGGGAAGTGGGGAGAtataactgacttgctcagggtcacagtgGCAGTAAAGAGAAAGGTTCAGAATTAGAACTCTGGACCCTTGACACAGAACCCAGAGTACTTTTTACTATACCACTACCCACTGTACTCTGCCTCTCTCACTGACTCCTGTCTGTGCTCCCTGGCTTCACACCACTGCCCTCCTCTTTCCGTCTCACTTTACCTTCAGAGATGTACTTGAGTTTCAGGTACTGGTCCCCCCGGGTTCCCATGAAGTCAAAGAGCTGGCAGGGCCCTCGGAGGCGCCCGGCGTGGGGTTCCTCATTGGTCACTGCCCACTGCAGGGCACAGGGTGTGTTGTTGAGGAAATAGATACGAAGCTGCAGGTGAGATTGTCCCGGGAGCAAGGGTGAGCAGAACATAGCTAGCTGCAGCCATTTTCGGGCATCATATGCATTGGGAGCTTCAAGCACACAGGTGTAGAgactaaagagggaaggaaaaagatggGCACATCTTGTTGTTTGGATAGCAGCGGCCACAGGAggggagatgaggaggagggTTGGGGGCGTGTAAGGAAGAGGGCATCTGCCACAAGGGAGACTGGCAAAAGGACATCGGCAGGAGGTGCATATCTCAGACCTAAGTTCAACTGGTGCAAGAGGCAAAGAGGTGGGTGGAAATGTCTCTGGATGTGTAGTTCAGGGATATAGTCCATCTTGGTCACTAAATAGTTACGTGACCTTGGAAAGAAATTcaatcttagtttccttttctgtaaaataatattatttggggacagctgggtgtcTCCCCAGTAGGtgctgagttcagatctagcctcagatacttcctagctgtgtgaccctgggcaagtcacttaaccccactgccaaacccttaccgctcttctgctttggaaccaacacacagaattgattctaagatggaagagaagggatttttaaaaaatattgttgttgtcattgttcagtgTCATCCAACTCCACCTGACCCCACTTTAGGACTTTTATagcaaagataatagaatggtttgcattgccttctctagcacattcaacaggtgaggaaactgaggcaaacagggtcttgctcagggttacacagctagtaagagtctgaagccagatttgaactcatgaagataagtctccctgattccaagcccagtgttctatttaCTGCACCACCTGGTTGCCCAGTAAAATTATAATCTCTATGATCATTTCCTGATTGAGCATTCTGGGCTTCTGTAATGGAGTCCCACCCTGTCATGGCTGTGAAGGTTGGGAGAGaatggaaaggaggaaataaatgtgTCCTTGAGGAGACCAAGTAAAAGGGAGTGTCAAGAAGGACAGTTCTAGAAAGGGGTGACTCATGAAAAACTGGAAGTCAGTGCTTCCCTCTGGGGTGGGGAGAGGCAAGTATGCAGGGCTAGTCCCACTAGGAAATGGAGAACAATGCCACAATGTCCCTACATCAGaccagaaagagggagaagagggagaaaagtagGAAGCAGAGAGAATAAGGCAGGTGGAAGGGGTGAGGAGGGAGACACTTCTGGACAGAAAGATTAGAAACAGAGGAAAGACAGTTCAGGAACATACAGGACAGGAAAGGATGAGAGAGACGGGAAGGAGAGCACACAGGGAGTAATTGTGGACATAAATAGGCACAAGCTGAATGCATTAATCTATTTGATAATTATagtcaactaaaaaaattaacattgctTTAATGAATCAACACTGAATTATAAGTTATTTTGTATAACTGCATTAGTTCATTATGTTAACACAACAAGCAAGTCACCAGAGAGTTAGGGTGATATAGAAGCATTGAGCGTGGATTCAGGagacacctgggttcaaatcccaatttagATGCTTAACTATGGAACTGCAGGCAAGTagcttaacttctctgagcttcaattccctcatctataaaatggagataatactcaTAATACTCACAGGACTATTTGAGAACCAAATGTGATCAGGGGTGAATAAAGGGGCTTCGCAAAACcttagagcactatataaatggcagTTATGTTTGTTAATAATAACCACAAgcacatatacatgtattcaAAGTGTTCCAAAGGTCTTTGGGCAATTTTAACCTTGAACAGCTAAAAATAGCTCAAAAGCTATTAAGttaaattgcactaagacttttaggacataTAGTGaatgtttatgtgtatgtgttatATAGACAGACATAGATTCTTATACAATCCCTATATGTGTATTATTTAATGATTATTATATCACACCTGCTATTATTGTGTGTATTATATAGACAGACATAGATTCTTATATAACCCCTATATGTGTATTATTTAATGATTATTATATCACACCTGCTATTATTGTGTGTATTATATAGACAGACATAGATGCTTATATAGCCCCTATATGTGTATTATAAAACTATTATATCACATCTGCTATTATGATGTGTAATATAATAGATGCGCAGAGGCTATTTGAGAATCTATGTATGTAATGTAACAGACACAGGTCTATGTCTGTATTATTGTACATAGAGTCTCAGGTAGCCCCTATAtggataatatatataatatatgatatagacATATTACATATGACACTGATATAGATCTTTAgccatattatatattttagacaTATAGAAGTTATATGAGAATGTCTTGTTAATATCTGTATAAAAGTttcctgaaaaaaacaacaactaatttTCCAAGGTGTCAGGAAATAGATTAGAAAATTAATGAAAGGTAATTATTAGTTCCATCTGGACAGAGTTAACAGACAGCACTACCACCATTCCCTTCTTCTttaacacacacatgcacagaaaTTCATCACTTCTGAGTTTGATTCTCCCATCTCCTGCATGAGAAAACTGCTAAGAAtgagaaattgtttttatatacaaaatgaagaatGCATATTgctcatgaatgaatgaatgattgtcTCTGTGTGTTTGGGCATTCCCATGGATGCAAGTTAGGACTGAGGAAGAAGCTTCTTATTCCCCCACATGTATCTTTCAATCCAGTGTCACTGGCCCCCTGGCTCTTCGTTTCACagacaagacactccatctctcggctccaggcattctctctggctgccCCCTATCCCTGGCATGCTTACAGTTCTACCTATTgattttcctggtttcctttaagtgacatctaaaatcccatcttctactggAAGCCTTTCTTAACCCCTCTCAATTCtagtcccttccttctcttaattatttcctaattatcctaTAAAAATTGCTTGCTTCTTGTTCATGATTTGTTGTCTCCTCCGTTAGATTGAAGCAACTTGATAGCAAAgacttgtcttttgcctctttttggatcccagggcttagcacagtgcctgacacatagcaggtacttaataaatgtgtattaacTGATTTATCGATTCCAGTTAGTGAATaaatcttcttaagttcaaattctgaatcCATCAACAGTTTGTCCTAACCTCTCCATTCTCCAGACTGAGTTACCAAGTATCTCCAAAGTCTTCCTCCAGTGTTAAACTTTAATTGCTTAAAATTATACCGAGGCCTTTGGGATATTCAGCATTGAGTAGCACTGTCCAGTTTGTTAGGAGTATTGCTGATTTGACAGGGGAAGAAAGTGCAGAGAATAGATGGAGATAGATGATCATTCCTACCTGAAGTGGGAGATGGGGATTTGGCACTCATCCCTTGAAGTGTGAGCCCCAGGCTGTCCTAGGGGTTTCCAAATCTTGGTATCAAGCAGGGCAGTATTGCTGGAATAGGTACAGGCATGGCTGGGGTTCTGGGCACAATGTTTGAAAGTAAGAGTGCAGGGCTTCAGGAAGGAGGCTCCATGGGGGCTGCACGCCACTACAGGGCTCACTAAAGCCTGCTTACTCAACAGTGATGGGGCATCTGACAAGTCCCACACCAGGGCCAGCGATATCTGCTCCCGGCGGCCCAGAGCTATTGCACCTAGGAAAAGAGAAAGCGAAGAGTAGAACAGTCAGGCAAGGGTAGGAGCAAAGGGCAAAACTAAAACCAGATGGAATTAAGGTGGGTCTCAGGTATGCCAATAATAAGGCAGTGAGGGGTCAGGAACTATACTGTCTGAAGGATGGAGAAGAGGGAGGTGTAGCACtttgaagaaagaaggaggaacaGGGGCTGAAGTCTAGTAAAGAGGTGAAGGAGGGAAGAAGTTACAGAGGAactagaaaggaggaaaaagttgCCCAAAATTAGTCAGGCAGCAAAAGTAGGAGAGCAGGTATATGTGAGTCTAGAGGAAGGGaggtaaaaataacaacaacaacaataataactaacatttatatagaactttaaagtttgcaacattctttacaatttcattttatcctcacaacaacccaggcaggtgttattgttatcttcatttcaaagataaggaaactgaaaaaaaacaaaggttaaatcacttgcccaaagttgcacagctattaagtgtctgaggtcaaatccaaACTCAGGACAAACCCTGAGAATTAGatgttattattgtccccattttacagacaaggaaaccaaggcatagaGAAAGTAAATGACGTACCCAAGACCACCTAGCTAGGAAGCATCTCTCATCCATCCTcaaggattcaattatcatctctatgtcaATGGTTTTAAAATATGCTTGTCCAGCCTTAACCTCCATCCAGTCTCACATAACTAACTGCCTACTGAACATTTCCAACTGAATGTCCCATAAACACCTTCAACTCAAAATATCTAAAACTAAACTCAATAATTCGACCCCAAAGTCCTCctctccaaatttccctattactatcAAAGGCATATTCTCCCAGTCAACCAGACTCACAACTGGGTGTCGCCCTCATCTCCTCACTCTCTTACCCCACCTGATATCCAATCTATTACCAAGGCTTGTTGACTTTACCTACATAAGAAGTAACTTCATAACATCTAAAACaagtctcccttctctcctctgacaccacCATGACCTTAGTGTGAGCCTTCATCACCTAGTATCTTGATTATTATAAAGAGCCTGCTGGTCAGTCTTCCTGCCACAAGTCTCTTCCTTCTATAGTTTGTCTTCCACTCAtcagtcaaaatgattttcctaaagggcagGTCTTCCCCGGTGCCTTCCCCCTGCACAATCCAGTGGCTCCCTGgcacttccagaatcaaatacaaaaattcctATTTGTCATTCAAAAGAGgcccctacctttccagtcttcttattcctcatactctttgatctggtGATCTGGTCTCCCTACTATTCCTCCAAGTCTCCTCTCTAGATTCTGGGCATTTTCCTTCACTGACCCCCAggcccagaattctctctctcctcatctctgcctcctttcttccttcaagtgccagctaaaatttcatcttctacaggaagcctttctcaagccctcttaattctaatgccttctctctgttgatgaTCTCTAATTCACTCAGTATATAGCTTGTCTACACAGCATTCTTTACATGTTGTTGCCTCCATTAGACTTTGAAtgtcttgagagcagggactgtctttggccCATTTTTATATTTCCAGTACTTGATATGGTGcttgacacttaataaatgttttgttgacTGACTTCTTGGCTCTATTCATTGTTCCACCTAGTTGCCTGTGGTCtggaagaaagtagaaaagaacACTGTGTtcttagtggaaagaacattggactgaTTTTAGAAGACTTTGATTTAAGCCAGAGTTCTAACACTACTCttcactagatgtgtgactttgagcaagtcacttgcccattttTAAGACTTCACAGTTTTTTCCTCTATATATTGAAAGAGTTGAAATAAAGAATCGATAAAAGTAATAATATTGACTaacctatatatgtgtatattatataaacatatacatatgtaagtgcatatacatatataaatttatacatacacatatttatgtgtatatgtatatatctacatatatgtatatatatatatgtgtatatgtatatagtgctTCAAAGTTTGCAGAACACTATCCATAAATATCTCACTGGAGTTTcacaatgactccatgagattttactatctcattttacaggtgggaattgttattcagttgttttttagttgattccatCTCTTTATAATCCCATTTGGACTTTTTTGGGCAGagttactggaatggtttccATTGTCTTCTCtgatccattttatagatgaggaaactgagagttaagtgacttgtccagagtcacacaataagtatctgaggctagatttgaattcatgaaaatgagtcttcctgattccagtcccagcactctaaTTCATTTCACTACCTTACCTGTCCCAGATGGGAAactagaggttaaatgacttgtaagTTTCCTCATAGCTAAGAACTCCccaagataggatttgaacccatgtcttcctgactccaattccagcacTCTGTTCCCTGGGCCACACTACTTCttcagatgacctctaaggtctcttctgggTTGAGCATACTGTGCTTCTGCAAGCACCAGaggaaaggaatagagaaaagaacAACATAGCCAGGGATACTAGTTCGTGATGGGAAGTGCCTAGAGGGGAATAGAGTAGTCAGGACTGAATTGCAAGGAGTAGCATCCAGTATAGTCGACTCACTCCATCCCCAAGGTAGGTAGGAAGCAAGATGAAACCAAGAAGGGAAACCCAGAGAggacagagaaaggagggagaagaatggAGCAGAGCCCTTATACAAGGTTAGGTAGAGGTCCCTTACCTGGAGGGATGAATAGAGAGATGCCCATGTCCTTGAGCAGCAGACAGCCTCCCTGGTGATCCACTTCACGCCATGCAAACACCAAGAGTTTGTTCATCAGTTGCCGGACCACAGTTCTGCCCTCAGTGGGTGTGAACAGCTCCTGGTAGAAGGTGGCCATCTCTGTCAGACTGGCTGGTGGACTCTGCCTAGGGATATCATCCTCTGGCAAAGAGAGGGGCATAGGAACTGGTTCCTCCAAGCCCTCTGGTGTCCCTGACTTCCTCTGGTATCTGCTGCAGGGGCAGCTCCAACCAAGGCATTGTACCAGCAAGAACACAGTGGTCACAGGTACCCCCACCAGCAGCAGGAGCTGGAGGGGCAAGTTCTCTTGTATGAAACTCCCAAACAGACACATCAGCACAGTCAATGAGTGGTTGCTGGCTCTCTTCAACCCCTGGGAAGGCAAGGAGATTGGTAGAGGCCAAAGGCCTgttgggggaaagaaaagggtCATTCTTAAACTCTAAACAGCAGCATTTTCCCTCAGGCTCTGGGCTTTGTGCTAAAGGAGTTGGGATCAACTCACAGTCAAAGAATTAGACCTAGAAGGGACTTAGAGGTGATCTAGACCAATAGCCCTCCtattacagagaaggaaaattaagtCCAAGGtaatgtgactttcccagggtcacataggtaatgtTTTGCAAGAACAAGGCATTCttctatccacattgagagaaagaactgtgggagtagaaatgcaaaagcaaaagatATGACATCACttttcacatgtatatatggatatgtgatttgaggtttaggccttaaaaaaatctctctatagcaaaaatgaataatatggaaattggtatcaagtgataacatttgtacaacccagaagaattgcttatcagctctgggaggagggagggaaagaaaatgaatcatggaaacataggaaaatattttaaaataaataaagtagaaaaatgtaaaaaatatttaaaaaggaacTAGACATTCTTTTTTGG
The window above is part of the Gracilinanus agilis isolate LMUSP501 chromosome 4, AgileGrace, whole genome shotgun sequence genome. Proteins encoded here:
- the UNC5CL gene encoding UNC5C-like protein, coding for MCLFGSFIQENLPLQLLLLVGVPVTTVFLLVQCLGWSCPCSRYQRKSGTPEGLEEPVPMPLSLPEDDIPRQSPPASLTEMATFYQELFTPTEGRTVVRQLMNKLLVFAWREVDHQGGCLLLKDMGISLFIPPGAIALGRREQISLALVWDLSDAPSLLSKQALVSPVVACSPHGASFLKPCTLTFKHCAQNPSHACTYSSNTALLDTKIWKPLGQPGAHTSRDECQIPISHFSLYTCVLEAPNAYDARKWLQLAMFCSPLLPGQSHLQLRIYFLNNTPCALQWAVTNEEPHAGRLRGPCQLFDFMGTRGDQYLKLKYISEGWENVDDSSCQMVPYLHIWHGKCPFRSFCFRKKAGTNEDKDDMALTNEIIVTLHTFQNGLETKYMEILRFQASEEESWAMPPPVSRPAPCNRLPPELFEQLQMLLEPSSITGNDWRRLASHLGLCGMKIRTVESVVAATEKEACSSLLLAVVVADLPSGFEHNT